From the genome of Gemmatimonadota bacterium, one region includes:
- a CDS encoding HigA family addiction module antitoxin: protein MAMKNPPHPGLSIKANCLEPLGLNITEAAKVLGVARHTLSRVLNGHAAISPEMAIRLEKAGWSNAEFWLRRQTAYNLVQARKNEDQIKVKRYELQPTV from the coding sequence ATGGCTATGAAGAATCCACCTCATCCGGGTCTCAGTATTAAAGCGAACTGTCTGGAGCCCCTCGGTCTGAATATTACCGAAGCAGCGAAGGTGTTGGGCGTAGCCCGTCACACGCTTTCACGTGTACTGAACGGTCATGCGGCTATTTCACCGGAGATGGCTATTCGGTTGGAGAAGGCTGGATGGTCCAACGCCGAGTTCTGGTTGCGCCGTCAGACTGCCTATAATCTGGTGCAAGCGCGCAAAAATGAAGATCAGATCAAGGTCAAGCGCTATGAACTACAGCCGACGGTATGA
- a CDS encoding restriction endonuclease codes for MALPQFQKMFNPVLQALRELGGSCSISEMSDRVAQILRLSEEDINTIHKGNLTTLNYRLGWARNYLKNYGLLENSARGVWALTSQGHQTETVDPTVVRQFVQKLFQQARAERDEAKLEEEDKDSLSWEDELIQVVQSISPDAFERLCQRILRESGFIQVEVTGQAGDGGIDGRGVVKLGNLLSFHVIFQCKRYVGSVTASTVRDFRGAMVGRADKGLLITTGRFTRDAWTEAQRDGAPPLDLIDGNALAGMLKDLQLGVNTELVEQVTVNKQWFQTI; via the coding sequence ATGGCATTACCACAGTTCCAGAAGATGTTCAACCCCGTATTACAGGCCCTGCGCGAACTGGGCGGTTCTTGCTCTATCTCTGAGATGTCGGATCGCGTCGCTCAGATTCTCAGGTTGTCGGAAGAAGATATAAACACCATACATAAGGGCAACCTAACTACGCTTAATTACCGTCTTGGATGGGCAAGAAATTACCTGAAAAATTACGGCCTACTTGAGAACTCAGCACGCGGTGTCTGGGCACTAACGTCGCAGGGACACCAAACAGAGACAGTTGACCCTACAGTAGTCAGGCAATTCGTGCAGAAACTCTTCCAGCAAGCCAGAGCGGAACGCGACGAAGCAAAACTTGAAGAGGAAGATAAGGACAGTTTGAGTTGGGAGGATGAGCTTATCCAGGTTGTTCAGAGCATTTCGCCGGATGCCTTTGAAAGATTGTGTCAACGCATCTTGCGGGAGTCTGGTTTTATTCAGGTTGAGGTCACGGGGCAAGCTGGCGACGGTGGTATTGATGGACGTGGTGTGGTCAAACTTGGTAACCTCCTTTCATTTCATGTGATATTCCAGTGTAAACGTTATGTTGGATCGGTGACGGCATCCACAGTTAGAGATTTTAGAGGGGCTATGGTTGGCCGAGCCGACAAGGGCTTATTGATAACTACGGGAAGGTTCACTCGAGACGCCTGGACTGAAGCACAGCGCGATGGTGCGCCGCCGCTGGATCTCATTGACGGTAATGCACTTGCTGGGATGTTGAAGGACTTACAGCTTGGTGTAAATACTGAGTTGGTTGAACAAGTTACTGTCAATAAGCAGTGGTTTCAAACCATTTAG
- a CDS encoding nucleotidyltransferase domain-containing protein, with protein sequence MKKQVLDQNTLDDIIKRVVEVAQPQRIILFGSAVRGAMTRNSDIDLLIVKDGGDARNLMAQIYRKLHGVGVAVDAVVVSSEDVERFRDSHALIIKPALKEGRIVYEAS encoded by the coding sequence ATGAAGAAACAGGTGCTTGACCAAAATACGTTGGACGATATCATTAAGCGTGTCGTGGAAGTGGCACAGCCGCAGCGAATTATACTCTTTGGATCCGCCGTGCGAGGCGCAATGACGCGGAATAGTGACATCGATCTGCTCATCGTCAAAGATGGAGGAGATGCACGCAATCTCATGGCGCAAATTTACCGGAAGTTGCATGGGGTCGGAGTTGCGGTTGATGCGGTCGTAGTGTCATCTGAAGATGTGGAACGCTTCAGGGATAGCCATGCGCTGATCATTAAGCCAGCCCTAAAGGAAGGGCGGATAGTTTATGAAGCCTCCTGA
- a CDS encoding MBL fold metallo-hydrolase, translated as MFNELAPGIFSVDSRFVDGKNGIVIGERVALAIDGSNYEDEGAAMASFIRGSGFEPNRLALTHGHGDHILGAGPLAKGEVFAHALTPAEIEKQIPGWATRWGVDEAEARSRVIQPTITYRDELRMDLGGLHAWMFPTPGHSPDGVSIYIEEHRLLFAGDSVVTGIVAAIGAGNSEVLERSLYKLMTLDIDILVPGHGDVLFGEDRVKDWIRWEARYLASVREVVRETLGRGVPAEDIAEQIGFDEFIGDRLPRDRNGMPQRHLNTVAKIVEEESGRGDNT; from the coding sequence ATGTTCAATGAACTCGCCCCGGGGATTTTTAGCGTTGATAGCCGTTTTGTGGATGGTAAGAACGGCATTGTGATCGGAGAACGGGTGGCACTGGCGATTGATGGGAGCAATTATGAAGATGAAGGGGCCGCTATGGCCTCCTTTATTCGCGGAAGCGGGTTCGAGCCGAATCGACTGGCACTTACTCACGGTCACGGAGACCATATTCTCGGCGCGGGTCCTCTGGCGAAAGGGGAGGTTTTCGCACATGCTCTCACGCCTGCGGAGATCGAGAAACAGATACCGGGGTGGGCGACACGCTGGGGGGTGGATGAGGCCGAGGCGCGGTCCCGGGTGATCCAGCCGACTATTACCTATCGAGATGAGCTTCGAATGGATTTGGGAGGATTGCATGCGTGGATGTTTCCGACGCCGGGACATAGTCCGGATGGCGTGAGTATTTACATAGAGGAACATAGGCTTTTGTTTGCAGGTGATTCGGTGGTGACCGGTATCGTGGCTGCGATTGGAGCGGGGAATAGCGAGGTGCTGGAACGTTCTCTTTACAAACTCATGACGCTCGATATTGATATTCTGGTTCCGGGGCACGGCGATGTTCTCTTCGGCGAGGATCGGGTGAAGGACTGGATTCGGTGGGAGGCCAGGTATCTGGCGAGTGTTAGGGAGGTCGTTCGCGAGACACTGGGTAGGGGAGTCCCGGCAGAGGATATAGCGGAACAGATTGGATTCGACGAGTTTATCGGGGACCGGTTGCCCAGAGATCGAAATGGAATGCCGCAACGACATCTGAATACGGTTGCTAAGATTGTAGAGGAAGAAAGTGGTCGGGGAGATAATACTTGA
- a CDS encoding Gfo/Idh/MocA family oxidoreductase, with product MSDIVRMAVVGVGWAGSHHVEGARELGRKVEVTCLVDRDPDHLKAMAEAFGIEKTYTDLDNALMDPEIDAVSLCTPHPNHCPEAVAAADAGKHVLVEKPMALTVEDATRMIDAADRAGVRLYVAESMSYHPMARFLKHVVDTGIYIGEVVSASVSSGFRARPTYAYPGRREWLSNPQRGGTGTWMLHGIHTMAMLRYVLGEVTSVYMKEHHARSFRRDDVEGTMTGLLTMDAGFQTTVLQSCEVKFPNPPGGYMVFGDTGLLQATQESCEVWCENNDDQREEVSYPGSDLSAFAEEIEDFVDYVLEGTEGPTSGRSERKSLAIVQAGYESAQSGEVINLQERFGEL from the coding sequence ATGAGCGATATTGTTCGAATGGCTGTCGTGGGCGTTGGATGGGCGGGGAGCCACCATGTGGAGGGCGCACGAGAGCTTGGGCGGAAGGTTGAGGTGACGTGTCTGGTGGATCGAGATCCGGATCATCTGAAAGCCATGGCGGAGGCGTTCGGGATCGAGAAGACGTACACAGATCTCGACAATGCGCTGATGGATCCCGAGATCGATGCGGTTTCGCTCTGCACACCTCATCCCAACCATTGTCCGGAGGCGGTCGCCGCCGCTGATGCCGGCAAGCATGTGCTGGTGGAAAAGCCGATGGCGCTGACGGTGGAGGATGCGACCCGAATGATCGATGCGGCCGATCGCGCAGGTGTGCGTCTCTATGTCGCGGAGAGCATGTCCTACCATCCCATGGCGCGTTTTTTGAAACATGTGGTGGATACGGGAATTTATATCGGCGAAGTGGTGTCGGCGTCGGTGTCGTCGGGATTTCGGGCGCGGCCTACCTACGCTTATCCGGGAAGACGCGAGTGGCTTTCCAATCCACAGCGAGGAGGAACGGGTACATGGATGCTTCACGGCATTCACACGATGGCGATGCTCCGATACGTTTTGGGAGAGGTCACTTCGGTCTATATGAAAGAGCATCACGCTCGCAGTTTCCGGCGGGATGATGTCGAAGGGACCATGACGGGACTTCTGACGATGGACGCGGGATTTCAGACGACGGTGTTGCAAAGCTGTGAGGTGAAATTTCCAAATCCGCCGGGTGGCTATATGGTTTTCGGAGATACAGGGCTGTTGCAGGCGACTCAAGAGTCGTGTGAAGTGTGGTGTGAGAACAATGACGATCAGCGGGAGGAAGTTTCCTATCCCGGAAGCGATCTCTCGGCATTTGCGGAGGAAATTGAGGACTTTGTGGACTATGTGCTGGAAGGAACTGAAGGCCCGACATCGGGAAGAAGCGAGCGGAAGAGCCTTGCCATCGTGCAGGCGGGATACGAGTCAGCCCAAAGCGGCGAGGTTATCAATCTGCAAGAGAGATTCGGAGAGTTGTAA
- a CDS encoding SIR2 family protein, translated as MNTKSLLPQINSDDFARRFSIRSPNLMWLLGAGASASAGLPTATDMIWQFKQELFVSQRKVSRQSVADLSNPAIQVQLQTYIDSFKRLPCAGDPGEYAALFEEVYPSEGDRRAYINAKLAGAKPSYGHLALATLMRANRTRLIWTTNFDAMVADACAKIYDTTGSLTSVALDAPELGEQAIHEGRWPVEVKLHGDFQSRRLKNTTEELRHQDTHLRNILIDSCSRFGLVVVGYSGRDDSVMDALDEATQQPGAFPAGLFWLHHGEGQPLPRVRELLAKADEKGIEVGIVSIDNFDEVLRDLIRQIDDIDTTTLDAFASERRHWSAAPRPTGGQGWPVVRFNAVPVTGLPSVCRRVVCDIGGTAEVREAIERTGVDVIAARSQAGVLAFGADADVRTAFEPHGITDFDLHTFEIKRQRYESSERGLLREALTRAIARQRGLEVVRRGRADLLAPTDPKSSTWTQLEKLVGTLTGTVAGSPELHWREGIGIRLDWADDRLWLLIEPRTVFDGITQENKMISADFGRERSVKRYNSQLNDLVEFWSRHLG; from the coding sequence ATGAATACTAAGTCATTACTTCCTCAAATCAACTCGGACGACTTCGCACGACGCTTCTCTATACGTTCGCCCAATCTGATGTGGTTGCTTGGTGCTGGTGCCTCGGCCTCCGCTGGTCTTCCTACCGCGACGGACATGATCTGGCAATTCAAACAGGAATTGTTTGTCAGTCAGCGCAAGGTATCGCGCCAATCTGTGGCAGATCTCTCAAATCCGGCTATCCAGGTGCAATTACAGACCTACATTGACTCTTTTAAGCGGTTGCCTTGTGCTGGGGATCCCGGCGAATATGCCGCACTATTTGAAGAGGTGTATCCATCCGAAGGAGATCGGCGTGCCTATATTAATGCAAAGCTAGCAGGTGCAAAACCATCATACGGTCACTTGGCTCTCGCAACTCTGATGCGCGCCAATCGTACACGTCTGATATGGACAACGAATTTTGATGCCATGGTGGCAGACGCTTGCGCCAAGATTTATGACACAACTGGTTCATTGACGAGTGTAGCCCTTGATGCGCCTGAATTAGGGGAGCAGGCAATTCATGAGGGGCGATGGCCGGTGGAAGTGAAGCTGCATGGTGATTTTCAGTCACGGAGACTCAAGAATACCACTGAAGAACTGCGACACCAGGATACACATCTAAGAAATATTCTCATTGATTCCTGTAGTAGGTTTGGACTTGTAGTAGTTGGCTATAGTGGTCGTGACGATTCAGTTATGGACGCTCTTGATGAAGCAACTCAACAGCCAGGTGCCTTTCCGGCGGGGCTATTTTGGTTGCATCACGGGGAAGGTCAGCCGTTGCCGCGCGTTCGTGAATTGTTGGCCAAGGCAGATGAGAAGGGAATAGAAGTGGGCATAGTGTCTATTGATAACTTTGACGAAGTATTGCGGGATCTGATTCGCCAAATAGATGACATCGACACTACAACGCTCGACGCTTTTGCTTCAGAACGCCGACACTGGAGTGCAGCGCCACGCCCAACGGGCGGGCAGGGCTGGCCAGTAGTACGTTTCAACGCTGTGCCAGTGACTGGTTTGCCGAGCGTGTGTAGACGCGTCGTCTGTGACATTGGTGGCACCGCCGAAGTGCGAGAGGCGATAGAGCGCACTGGCGTCGACGTGATCGCTGCACGTTCCCAAGCCGGAGTATTGGCATTTGGTGCCGATGCAGATGTACGCACTGCTTTTGAGCCCCATGGCATTACGGATTTTGACCTTCATACGTTCGAAATCAAGCGTCAAAGGTATGAATCGAGCGAGCGAGGTCTTCTTCGAGAAGCGTTAACTCGTGCAATCGCACGTCAGCGCGGTCTGGAGGTTGTACGGCGCGGAAGAGCGGACTTATTGGCCCCAACCGACCCAAAATCAAGTACCTGGACACAATTGGAGAAATTAGTAGGTACGCTTACTGGAACAGTTGCTGGTAGCCCCGAGCTTCACTGGCGCGAGGGTATCGGTATACGCCTAGATTGGGCCGATGATCGCTTGTGGTTGCTGATAGAGCCACGAACCGTATTCGATGGTATCACTCAAGAAAACAAGATGATTTCAGCGGATTTCGGTAGAGAACGCAGTGTCAAACGCTATAACAGCCAACTCAACGATCTGGTTGAGTTCTGGAGTCGTCACTTGGGCTAG
- a CDS encoding helix-turn-helix domain-containing protein, giving the protein MAGENYIAANITRLRLDRQLTQEELARKAGISLMALRNIERGTVVPRARTLTDLGKALRVPIRDLVTPVQSLETVRFRPQSQIQEDRLLRLVQQALEQEHISLGRAAEILGLSREEMRRYAREWAR; this is encoded by the coding sequence ATGGCTGGTGAAAATTATATTGCCGCGAATATCACTCGGCTGAGGCTGGACCGACAATTGACCCAGGAGGAACTCGCCCGAAAAGCGGGCATCTCACTGATGGCACTCAGAAATATCGAGCGAGGAACTGTCGTCCCGCGTGCCCGTACCCTCACCGATCTTGGAAAAGCACTACGGGTTCCGATTCGCGACCTCGTGACACCTGTGCAGTCTCTCGAGACCGTGCGATTCCGACCTCAGTCACAGATACAGGAAGATCGCCTTTTGCGACTCGTGCAACAAGCACTTGAGCAGGAGCACATCTCACTCGGACGTGCCGCTGAGATTCTGGGGCTAAGTCGTGAGGAAATGAGAAGGTATGCACGTGAGTGGGCGAGGTAG
- a CDS encoding class I SAM-dependent methyltransferase → MSSPQSGISAHKHRTSKTAALAASVRAYHYQQSKSPVFADDYAVDMVPFIWRVIAKNRLLSWFVVHKVFHSFRPIHTEVILRARYAEDRLMGAISEGVGQYVILGAGLDTFSMRHKELADGVRIFELDHPATQATKETQVRVVNGDVPSNLVFVPIDFETDQLNEALLRAGFDPDKPAFFSWLGTTYYLTKDAIWETLGRVADVAAPGSRIVFDYKLARHLIPEESLPFADRLDRFVARRGEPMLSVFTPEELNDEMSQIGFVEIETIPPEEQKRRYLKDRSDLVDPAPNFSFALFGVQ, encoded by the coding sequence ATGTCTTCACCTCAATCTGGAATATCCGCACACAAGCACAGGACGAGCAAGACGGCGGCACTCGCAGCAAGTGTACGCGCGTATCATTATCAGCAGAGCAAATCCCCGGTTTTTGCCGATGATTACGCGGTTGACATGGTGCCGTTTATCTGGCGTGTGATCGCTAAGAACAGATTGCTTAGCTGGTTCGTTGTTCACAAGGTGTTCCACTCGTTCCGCCCCATACATACCGAGGTTATCCTGCGAGCCAGATATGCAGAAGACCGTCTTATGGGGGCGATATCGGAGGGCGTCGGGCAGTATGTGATCCTCGGTGCCGGTCTCGATACGTTTTCCATGCGCCACAAGGAACTCGCAGATGGCGTGCGGATATTCGAGTTGGATCACCCCGCGACTCAGGCGACAAAAGAGACGCAGGTGCGTGTAGTCAACGGCGATGTTCCGTCCAATCTGGTATTTGTTCCCATTGATTTTGAGACCGACCAGCTAAATGAGGCACTTCTCCGAGCTGGTTTTGATCCAGATAAGCCCGCCTTTTTTTCCTGGCTTGGAACGACTTATTATCTCACAAAGGATGCCATATGGGAGACGCTTGGTCGCGTTGCAGATGTTGCCGCGCCGGGCAGCCGCATTGTTTTCGATTATAAGCTCGCCAGGCATCTTATTCCCGAAGAGAGCTTGCCTTTCGCCGACAGGTTGGACCGATTCGTGGCTCGTCGCGGGGAGCCGATGTTGTCTGTGTTTACACCCGAGGAATTGAATGATGAGATGTCGCAAATTGGCTTTGTGGAGATAGAGACTATTCCGCCCGAGGAGCAAAAACGCCGTTATCTAAAGGACAGAAGCGATCTGGTCGATCCTGCACCAAATTTCTCCTTCGCGCTGTTCGGGGTGCAGTAG
- a CDS encoding HEPN domain-containing protein, with translation MKPPERFPADDPREWLNRARSNLALAKNRVPDAYLEDLCFEAQQAAEKAVKAMLIKCDIEFPYVHDLAHLLSLLEEVGEIIPESVLKAEGLTPYAVITRYPGLSNPVEEQEYLDAVEIAETVVRWAEERV, from the coding sequence ATGAAGCCTCCTGAGCGTTTTCCGGCCGATGATCCGCGAGAGTGGTTGAACCGCGCCAGAAGCAATCTCGCGTTGGCGAAGAACCGCGTGCCCGATGCTTATCTGGAAGACTTGTGCTTCGAGGCTCAGCAGGCCGCCGAGAAAGCTGTTAAGGCCATGCTGATCAAGTGCGACATTGAGTTTCCTTACGTGCATGATCTGGCTCATTTGTTGTCGCTGCTCGAAGAAGTGGGAGAAATCATCCCGGAGAGCGTTCTCAAGGCAGAGGGATTGACCCCATACGCCGTGATCACACGCTATCCAGGCTTGTCCAATCCGGTTGAGGAACAGGAATACCTGGATGCAGTGGAGATCGCTGAAACCGTCGTCCGCTGGGCGGAAGAGCGAGTCTGA
- a CDS encoding type II toxin-antitoxin system RelE/ParE family toxin, with amino-acid sequence MIQTFRHRGLKRLYERGDPSRVRADQAERIALVLADLDEANKPSDLNFPGYRLHPLKGDRKGFWSISISANWRIIFRFEEGDVYDVDLVDYH; translated from the coding sequence ATGATTCAGACGTTTCGACATCGGGGCCTCAAGCGATTGTATGAGCGCGGAGATCCCAGCAGAGTGCGTGCTGATCAGGCAGAACGGATCGCACTCGTTTTGGCGGACTTAGACGAGGCTAACAAACCCTCGGACCTCAATTTTCCAGGGTATCGGCTTCATCCACTGAAGGGCGACCGGAAAGGATTTTGGAGTATTTCGATTTCCGCCAACTGGCGTATCATCTTTCGCTTTGAAGAAGGTGACGTGTACGATGTCGATTTGGTTGATTATCACTAA
- a CDS encoding UPF0175 family protein codes for MKKERMVGIRLPLELVRELEFIEDVEQSDRSTTVRRLLAKAVQQWKLEHYARLYGDGKLTLARAARDAGVSLWEMMDYARARKVPAQYDLEDLNRDLGTIQKSLNQ; via the coding sequence ATGAAAAAGGAACGTATGGTAGGCATCAGGCTCCCCCTGGAATTAGTACGTGAATTGGAATTCATTGAGGATGTCGAGCAGTCTGATCGCTCGACTACTGTGAGGCGCTTGCTGGCAAAAGCAGTCCAGCAATGGAAGTTGGAGCACTACGCCCGTCTATACGGGGATGGAAAGCTCACACTTGCACGCGCGGCTCGCGATGCTGGTGTTTCCTTGTGGGAGATGATGGACTATGCGCGTGCCAGAAAAGTACCAGCCCAATACGATCTCGAAGACCTCAATCGAGACCTGGGAACCATCCAGAAAAGCTTGAACCAATAG